From a region of the Candidatus Melainabacteria bacterium genome:
- a CDS encoding dephospho-CoA kinase: MSKPQKTYTLAITASIGCGKSTVRRCLEQLGVPVVDTDDIAHQLLNSPNPIYHAILERFGHHLVDAPDAPINRKKLGAIIFADPKAREDLNALMHPAIRFVSQQRIQNFNSDIVAVEVPLLFESGQQDEYDEVWAVLAESHVRLQRLMVRDSITATQAQMRIDAQWSQEKKAALAHRIIDNSNSIEETRKQVIACLAKARAAARDSATSRSIDATSAEYHDILKRFGYLGTDQALEQMGDLSTTAHKEANASMTLVVDSTNTDDGDHNRRELQVDVHMSVKQTAPPPPPPPPPPPPPPPPPPPPPPPPPSDKKRCWWMLGVLLAALIAFWVILQRPSVPVHPVTPPPPIVQVDPKPPPAVPPTLPPQKDPGSPTCPASVQYLSSPPDFIRQNLHNRELFSAVQWKVEYVAGNCGGAVVTGTDSSGRVVNIQSYGPNLRFQHQWTIFYGAGIVQVDRFEPFNNFVGRTNYIFNNNVLVDVQQLDGNQRLLVDARFNRFDGQLVVALKFYDAPTGRVTNSYTVASADVHSACNQRFYLFDMFGQNI; this comes from the coding sequence ATGAGCAAGCCTCAAAAGACGTACACGCTTGCGATAACCGCATCCATCGGTTGTGGCAAGTCAACGGTGCGTCGGTGTCTGGAGCAGCTCGGTGTACCGGTTGTCGACACAGACGACATCGCACACCAGCTTCTCAACTCGCCGAACCCCATCTATCACGCCATCCTGGAACGGTTTGGCCACCATCTGGTGGACGCACCCGATGCCCCCATCAATCGCAAGAAGCTCGGCGCCATCATCTTCGCAGACCCCAAGGCTCGCGAAGACCTGAACGCGCTGATGCATCCTGCCATTCGCTTTGTCTCTCAGCAGCGCATCCAGAACTTCAACAGTGACATCGTCGCCGTCGAAGTGCCGCTGCTTTTCGAATCGGGTCAGCAAGATGAGTATGACGAAGTCTGGGCGGTGCTCGCAGAGAGCCACGTTCGACTGCAGCGTCTCATGGTGCGTGACTCGATCACAGCGACCCAGGCGCAGATGCGCATCGATGCACAGTGGTCGCAGGAGAAGAAAGCGGCTCTGGCGCATCGCATCATCGACAACTCGAACAGCATCGAGGAGACTCGCAAGCAGGTGATCGCCTGCCTTGCGAAAGCCCGAGCCGCTGCGAGAGACTCCGCAACGAGTCGCTCCATCGACGCGACAAGCGCCGAATATCACGACATCCTCAAGCGCTTCGGCTACCTGGGTACCGACCAGGCGCTGGAGCAGATGGGCGACCTGTCGACGACAGCGCACAAAGAGGCGAACGCCTCGATGACGCTCGTGGTCGACTCGACCAACACGGATGATGGTGACCACAATCGACGCGAGCTGCAGGTGGACGTGCACATGTCGGTGAAGCAGACAGCGCCGCCGCCGCCTCCTCCTCCTCCTCCACCGCCGCCACCGCCACCTCCTCCACCGCCGCCTCCCCCTCCGCCGCCTTCCGACAAGAAGCGCTGCTGGTGGATGCTCGGTGTTCTCCTGGCGGCGCTTATCGCCTTCTGGGTGATACTTCAACGCCCATCAGTGCCTGTGCACCCTGTGACACCGCCACCGCCTATCGTGCAAGTCGATCCCAAGCCACCGCCTGCAGTGCCACCGACTCTGCCACCGCAGAAGGATCCCGGCAGCCCGACTTGCCCGGCTTCGGTGCAGTACCTGTCATCGCCACCTGATTTCATTCGCCAGAACCTGCACAACCGAGAGTTGTTCAGCGCCGTGCAATGGAAGGTCGAGTACGTGGCAGGCAATTGCGGCGGTGCAGTAGTGACTGGCACAGACTCCTCCGGACGAGTGGTCAACATCCAGAGCTACGGGCCAAACCTGCGTTTCCAGCATCAGTGGACTATCTTCTACGGTGCCGGCATTGTGCAGGTCGACCGCTTCGAGCCCTTCAACAACTTTGTCGGGCGCACCAATTACATCTTCAACAACAACGTTCTGGTCGACGTTCAGCAACTGGACGGCAATCAGAGGCTGCTCGTAGATGCGCGTTTTAACCGCTTCGATGGGCAGCTTGTTGTTGCGCTCAAGTTTTACGACGCACCGACTGGCCGTGTGACAAACAGCTACACGGTGGCGTCTGCTGACGTTCATTCCGCTTGCAATCAGCGGTTCTACCTGTTCGACATGTTCGGACAGAACATCTGA
- a CDS encoding OsmC family peroxiredoxin codes for MNKTVTVSLVPGQTYQQQIVAGSHTVLADVDTASGGANGGPDPKELALGALGACTAMTLIMVAARRKWNLQSVSVTVTLTDEADPNDKTRRIAVITEDVSVKGQLSAQELADIKATAAKCPVYKLFEGPKRLETNVISVP; via the coding sequence ATGAACAAAACAGTCACGGTTTCACTCGTGCCTGGCCAAACCTACCAGCAACAGATTGTTGCAGGTAGCCACACAGTGCTCGCCGATGTCGACACCGCATCTGGTGGCGCCAACGGCGGACCCGACCCCAAGGAGCTGGCACTCGGCGCACTCGGTGCCTGCACTGCCATGACCTTGATCATGGTCGCCGCGCGACGCAAATGGAACTTGCAGAGCGTGTCGGTCACCGTCACATTGACGGACGAAGCCGACCCGAACGACAAGACCAGGCGCATCGCGGTGATTACCGAAGATGTTTCGGTCAAGGGTCAACTCTCCGCGCAAGAGCTCGCCGACATCAAGGCGACCGCGGCCAAGTGTCCCGTCTACAAGCTCTTCGAAGGTCCGAAACGTTTGGAAACGAACGTCATCTCGGTGCCCTAG
- a CDS encoding tetratricopeptide repeat protein encodes MINFCPRRLTTLLTFALLLTLSANSQSDSADKKGSGDKKSPTEKKNPAEKMGSAEINKGLNYFHQSNYEKALDSFTQVIAKDPKNERAWYQRGECYIKLKKYDRAIADSSRAIELNAADPNAYRLRAYAYLQLQQYVPGIADYTRVLALRPNDKEALQNRRIACKLIGKPEPPVTPTKSGYDPTELVLIAQHEADHGHFTSALKKFHDALVYDDKRADTYYRRAETYFAMERFQDAINDLNVAVKLNPKDVGYYYSLGKNYTSLNQYDKAIESFNQVVKLMPNNKGVHMRLGGCYLAIGDKKKAIEEWALHLKVQPHDDKVLYQKAGLYRELKMYPQALKDYNLLVDRNPKDEDWHRLRGEFFMETHQYNKAIEDFTQTIDLDKENAGSVYKLRAKAYQAVGKPDLAARDLKAAKEFDERI; translated from the coding sequence ATGATTAACTTCTGTCCACGGCGCCTTACTACTTTGCTGACTTTCGCACTCCTGCTGACACTATCAGCAAACTCTCAATCGGACTCTGCTGACAAAAAGGGCTCCGGCGACAAAAAAAGCCCCACCGAAAAAAAGAACCCTGCAGAAAAAATGGGGTCTGCCGAAATCAACAAGGGGCTGAACTACTTCCACCAGAGCAATTACGAGAAAGCACTCGACTCCTTTACACAAGTGATCGCGAAAGATCCGAAAAATGAAAGAGCCTGGTATCAGCGCGGCGAATGCTACATCAAACTGAAAAAATACGATCGCGCTATAGCCGACAGTTCACGAGCTATCGAACTCAATGCAGCAGACCCAAACGCATACAGATTGCGCGCCTATGCGTATCTGCAGTTACAGCAGTATGTGCCAGGCATTGCAGACTACACACGAGTGCTTGCTTTACGCCCAAATGACAAAGAAGCGCTGCAGAATCGGCGCATCGCCTGCAAGTTGATCGGCAAACCGGAACCGCCTGTGACTCCGACGAAAAGTGGATACGATCCCACTGAGCTCGTTTTGATAGCCCAACACGAAGCTGATCATGGGCACTTCACCAGCGCACTGAAAAAATTCCACGACGCCCTCGTCTATGACGACAAAAGGGCCGACACATACTATCGCAGGGCTGAGACTTATTTTGCTATGGAACGCTTCCAGGATGCCATCAACGATCTCAACGTTGCAGTTAAATTGAACCCCAAAGATGTCGGCTATTACTACAGTCTCGGCAAAAATTACACGTCGCTGAATCAGTACGACAAAGCCATCGAGAGCTTTAATCAGGTGGTTAAACTAATGCCGAACAACAAAGGCGTTCACATGCGCCTGGGCGGCTGTTATTTAGCTATCGGAGACAAGAAAAAAGCGATCGAAGAATGGGCGCTGCACTTAAAAGTACAGCCCCATGACGATAAAGTACTTTATCAAAAAGCAGGTTTATATCGCGAACTAAAAATGTATCCACAAGCACTGAAGGACTACAACTTACTTGTAGACAGGAACCCGAAGGACGAAGACTGGCACAGATTGCGGGGTGAGTTCTTTATGGAAACGCACCAGTACAACAAAGCCATCGAAGATTTCACGCAAACAATCGACCTCGACAAAGAAAATGCCGGTTCCGTATACAAGCTCAGAGCCAAAGCCTATCAGGCAGTCGGCAAGCCGGACCTGGCTGCCAGAGATCTGAAAGCAGCAAAAGAATTCGATGAACGAATCTAA
- a CDS encoding phosphohydrolase: MLFRPCVHALCVVSKGAAWQRVKMSPENLFRAPNSQGEHMYYNAALVLLFLFDICLAIYVLRTRCRRKVTSCADQAESKSGTGSSVSPGCKPEFFVKPYIQLGTAPGERGDESLEIRWFAESLPGDRWTVEIRLSKTLRGYFKRFFLEPHQNAVSFLEHDQAPLVEQTQFHCVVQDLLPGEQIEYDIIKNGGLVFSSYTTARKSASQPYRFVTVGDMGEAKPEQAKIAYQISRVSPDFLAMPGDIAYKRGRVSEYLLKYFPFFNAERSSPLLGASLLRSIPSFACLGNHDYGRPDLIDVPDLDDFSDLFGYFIFWSQPMNGPDDALADQISQKLIGDKSHQERFLKAAQGRYPRMANFSYDYGNSHWLILDGNSNVDWTNEELLEWVRKDLSTSTATWKIVMFHQPPFTSHNKHGKEQRMRLLTGILQECGVNIVFNGHAHLYERSYPLKFTVTPKADGSLIGADGSVDGTWQLDRKFDGVTFTKPDGVIYIVTGAGGAKLQEQHLPASESGWLESTARHAGDLHSFTVCDVNGETLILRQISLEGEVLEKLVITK, translated from the coding sequence ATGTTGTTCCGCCCGTGCGTCCACGCACTGTGCGTGGTGTCAAAAGGCGCTGCCTGGCAGCGCGTGAAGATGAGCCCGGAGAATCTGTTTCGGGCTCCTAACTCTCAAGGAGAGCATATGTACTACAACGCAGCACTGGTGCTGCTGTTTTTGTTCGACATTTGCTTGGCAATCTACGTCCTTCGCACTCGATGTCGCCGCAAGGTGACTTCCTGCGCGGACCAGGCTGAAAGCAAGTCGGGCACAGGCAGCAGCGTTTCTCCTGGCTGTAAGCCAGAATTTTTCGTCAAGCCTTACATTCAGCTTGGCACCGCCCCTGGTGAGCGCGGTGATGAGAGTCTGGAAATCCGGTGGTTCGCGGAAAGCCTGCCTGGCGACCGGTGGACCGTGGAGATTCGGCTCTCAAAGACTCTGCGCGGCTACTTCAAGCGGTTCTTCCTCGAGCCGCATCAAAACGCGGTCTCTTTTCTCGAGCATGACCAGGCTCCGCTCGTCGAGCAGACGCAGTTTCATTGCGTCGTGCAAGACCTGCTTCCTGGCGAGCAGATTGAGTACGATATCATCAAGAACGGCGGGCTCGTGTTTTCTTCCTACACGACGGCTCGCAAGTCGGCGTCTCAGCCCTATCGCTTTGTCACCGTAGGTGATATGGGCGAGGCCAAGCCGGAGCAGGCCAAGATCGCCTATCAGATCTCCCGGGTCTCTCCCGATTTCCTCGCTATGCCCGGCGACATCGCCTACAAGCGCGGACGGGTTTCGGAGTATCTGCTCAAGTATTTTCCGTTCTTCAACGCAGAGCGCTCCTCGCCTCTTCTGGGGGCATCGCTTCTGCGCAGCATTCCTTCGTTCGCCTGCCTGGGCAACCACGATTATGGTCGACCCGACCTGATCGACGTGCCCGACCTCGATGATTTCTCCGACTTGTTCGGCTACTTCATCTTCTGGTCGCAGCCGATGAACGGCCCTGACGATGCGCTCGCCGACCAGATCAGCCAGAAGCTGATTGGAGACAAGTCTCATCAGGAGCGATTCCTGAAGGCTGCTCAAGGTCGTTATCCGCGCATGGCGAACTTCTCTTACGACTATGGCAACTCGCACTGGCTCATCCTGGATGGCAACTCCAACGTCGACTGGACCAATGAGGAGCTTCTGGAGTGGGTTCGTAAGGATCTTTCCACGAGCACTGCCACGTGGAAGATCGTCATGTTCCACCAGCCTCCTTTCACTTCGCACAACAAGCACGGCAAGGAGCAACGCATGCGGCTCCTCACGGGCATCCTCCAGGAGTGCGGTGTGAACATCGTCTTCAACGGGCATGCCCACTTGTACGAGCGTTCGTATCCGCTCAAGTTCACCGTCACGCCCAAGGCAGACGGCAGCTTGATTGGTGCGGATGGTTCTGTGGATGGGACGTGGCAGCTCGACCGGAAGTTCGATGGAGTTACCTTCACCAAGCCGGATGGTGTCATCTACATTGTCACCGGTGCTGGTGGCGCGAAGTTGCAGGAGCAGCATCTGCCGGCTTCTGAGAGTGGTTGGCTCGAGTCGACGGCTCGACACGCCGGCGACTTGCACAGCTTCACTGTTTGCGATGTGAACGGTGAGACCTTGATCCTGCGCCAGATCTCGCTGGAAGGTGAGGTGCTGGAGAAGCTGGTCATCACCAAGTAG
- the pip gene encoding prolyl aminopeptidase — MSTDTAPARDTSTGERQAGELYPEIAPFCTGMLSVSDGHKIYFEESGNPNGKPVLFVHGGPGGGTDAKYRRFFDPDVYRIILFDQRGCGKSLPYASLDHNTTWDLVADMEAIRQHFGIEKWMLFGGSWGSTLAIAYAETHPDRVSELVLRGIFLGRKQELDWLYQSGASTVFPEFWRDYLKPIPADERVDMVKAYYSRLTSDDENVRIEAAQAWSLWEGSTSKLHVDEGLRARFGNPEFAVAIARIECHYFINGCFLKSDAQLLDDVARIRHIPCVIVQGRYDMVCPIATAYELHKAWPEAEFVVVPDAGHSMSEPGITRALVEAADKFAAV; from the coding sequence ATGAGTACCGATACAGCTCCCGCCCGTGACACCAGTACTGGTGAGCGGCAGGCAGGCGAACTATATCCGGAAATCGCTCCATTCTGCACAGGGATGCTGAGCGTTTCGGACGGACACAAGATTTATTTCGAAGAGTCGGGCAACCCCAACGGCAAGCCTGTGCTCTTCGTCCACGGTGGACCCGGCGGTGGAACGGACGCGAAGTATCGCCGTTTCTTCGACCCGGATGTCTATCGCATCATCCTCTTCGATCAGCGTGGTTGCGGCAAGAGCTTGCCCTACGCTTCGCTCGACCACAACACGACGTGGGATCTGGTCGCCGACATGGAAGCGATCCGTCAGCACTTCGGCATCGAGAAGTGGATGCTCTTCGGCGGCTCGTGGGGCAGCACGCTCGCCATCGCCTACGCCGAGACGCATCCCGACCGCGTCAGCGAGCTCGTCTTGCGCGGCATCTTCCTCGGTCGCAAGCAGGAACTCGACTGGCTCTATCAGTCGGGTGCATCCACTGTCTTCCCCGAGTTCTGGCGCGACTACCTCAAGCCGATCCCGGCTGATGAGCGTGTCGACATGGTCAAGGCCTACTACTCCAGGCTGACCAGCGATGACGAGAATGTGCGCATCGAAGCGGCGCAGGCGTGGAGCCTCTGGGAAGGTTCGACAAGCAAGTTGCATGTCGACGAGGGGCTGCGTGCGCGTTTCGGCAATCCGGAATTCGCTGTCGCCATCGCGCGCATCGAGTGCCACTACTTCATCAACGGCTGCTTCCTCAAGTCCGATGCGCAGCTGCTCGATGATGTGGCCCGTATCAGGCACATTCCCTGTGTGATCGTGCAGGGTCGCTACGACATGGTCTGCCCGATCGCCACCGCCTACGAGCTGCACAAGGCCTGGCCCGAGGCGGAGTTCGTCGTCGTGCCCGATGCCGGTCACTCGATGTCCGAGCCCGGCATCACTCGCGCTCTCGTCGAGGCTGCCGACAAGTTCGCCGCTGTCTGA
- a CDS encoding DUF4388 domain-containing protein yields the protein MYYLNVVTHGKADQRKGWAVSAHDNAAVSAADWTLQADIEGRRQQLFNMQTSDSYMVLSVIDEILVDGQAGDAAASAPLDEQWANQSASPESRDSAGGPPSYGGAQSEYGGAPAYGGASSGSESTYGGASAGSYGGAAAGYGGAAQSGTAGGAGSLESGNLREIPIRNLVQRLASSKATGRLLINQGTVESEVFFTDGSPVHAKSVHSIYKDRDMTGDSVVVDLLTWTSGDFKFQNGYPAATRTVNSSLEDLLAGKVSAAPVAAAPAAAPAQPATPPKLPGSAAPPIPLAAKIKVNPDDFSNADDLIAETFDNLIEPSGMLKYGMFLMLARTEFARFEMSRTPFCIAAIGLESQGVLSYESIGKVQECFESAGQALDTISAATGVRFLALFPHCSGTTAAATLKQFLHNLQNTQLGNGIHGSALRMSVGLCEVPRDGADFETVMNRACKLRLAATPERRIVLNAG from the coding sequence ATGTACTATCTGAACGTCGTCACGCATGGTAAGGCAGACCAGCGTAAAGGTTGGGCCGTCAGCGCCCACGATAATGCTGCAGTCAGTGCCGCTGATTGGACGTTGCAAGCAGACATCGAAGGTCGGCGCCAGCAGCTTTTTAATATGCAGACGAGCGACTCTTATATGGTGCTGTCGGTAATTGATGAAATACTGGTCGACGGCCAGGCTGGTGATGCGGCAGCGTCTGCACCGCTTGACGAACAGTGGGCGAACCAGAGTGCTTCGCCGGAGTCACGAGACAGTGCCGGTGGACCGCCCTCCTATGGCGGAGCTCAAAGCGAGTATGGAGGAGCTCCCGCTTATGGTGGAGCTTCAAGCGGTTCTGAGAGCACCTATGGGGGTGCTTCTGCCGGAAGTTACGGTGGTGCTGCGGCTGGCTATGGTGGTGCGGCTCAGTCCGGCACCGCAGGTGGTGCGGGCTCGCTCGAATCAGGAAACTTGCGAGAAATACCGATTCGCAACTTAGTGCAGCGTTTGGCGTCAAGCAAGGCGACAGGGCGTCTTCTCATCAATCAGGGCACTGTCGAATCAGAGGTGTTTTTTACCGACGGCTCGCCTGTGCATGCTAAGTCTGTGCATTCGATTTACAAAGACCGTGACATGACCGGCGATAGCGTAGTCGTAGACCTTTTGACCTGGACCTCTGGTGATTTCAAATTTCAGAATGGCTATCCGGCAGCGACGCGCACGGTCAACTCATCGCTCGAAGATTTGTTGGCAGGAAAAGTTTCCGCTGCACCTGTTGCCGCCGCTCCTGCAGCTGCGCCGGCTCAACCGGCAACTCCGCCAAAATTGCCTGGTAGTGCCGCTCCGCCCATTCCTCTGGCGGCGAAAATCAAAGTCAATCCCGACGATTTTTCCAATGCTGATGACCTGATCGCAGAGACATTCGACAATTTGATTGAGCCTTCCGGCATGCTTAAGTACGGTATGTTCTTGATGCTTGCCCGCACCGAGTTTGCTCGTTTTGAAATGAGCAGGACACCATTTTGTATCGCTGCCATTGGCCTGGAGTCTCAAGGCGTACTCAGTTACGAGAGTATCGGCAAGGTGCAGGAGTGTTTCGAGAGTGCAGGGCAGGCACTCGATACAATCTCTGCGGCTACGGGAGTGCGCTTCCTGGCCCTGTTTCCTCACTGTTCGGGCACAACTGCGGCGGCGACTCTCAAGCAGTTTTTGCATAATCTTCAAAACACGCAGCTGGGAAATGGCATTCACGGCAGCGCTTTGAGAATGTCTGTCGGCTTGTGTGAAGTGCCACGCGATGGGGCTGACTTTGAGACGGTTATGAATCGTGCCTGTAAGCTGCGATTGGCTGCTACTCCTGAGCGACGAATTGTTCTTAACGCCGGATGA
- a CDS encoding histone deacetylase: MRDDVQIVHLSLIGRMPLVLKGSIRRLLGQTQNLCQICICRRLFLGCFLLRLFAFSQTETAASHYNFSQTLTQLAPANLPCNTQALYLQTMIAPLFYSPKYKTDLGRFGIDKPFALDRGELVLKRLNEEAAARGAEKIQYRLPEPISDADVRLVHTAEYLETLNDAATWLDIFEFKGNEYIPEKAIEPLPNLIEDLRLKSGGTLAAAMLSLETGLAASLGGGYHHAFADRGRGYCVINDVAIAIRSMQKSKLVKNVLIVDLDFHQGDGTARIFQNDDSVFTFSVHSHEGWPDEKQTSDLDVPVKESETGCYQELMEAGVKESLRRFAPDMVLFVAGSDPYEKDVLPGTKFIRLSLEAMKERDFYVIDTFAGKGIPLAMVFAGGYGPDVWEVHYWATRRLLERAGIIV, translated from the coding sequence ATGCGTGACGACGTTCAGATAGTACATCTTAGTCTGATCGGGCGAATGCCACTTGTACTGAAAGGTTCGATCCGGAGACTTCTGGGACAGACCCAGAATCTGTGTCAGATCTGCATTTGTCGGCGGTTGTTTCTTGGCTGCTTCCTCCTGAGGCTTTTTGCTTTTTCCCAGACCGAAACCGCTGCTTCTCATTACAATTTCTCCCAGACGCTAACTCAACTTGCCCCAGCGAACCTACCTTGTAACACCCAGGCGCTATACTTGCAAACGATGATTGCGCCTCTGTTTTACTCACCAAAATACAAGACCGACCTTGGCCGGTTCGGCATTGACAAGCCCTTCGCTCTGGATCGGGGCGAGCTCGTCTTGAAACGCTTAAACGAGGAAGCAGCTGCCCGTGGCGCTGAAAAAATCCAGTATCGTCTGCCCGAACCCATATCTGACGCGGACGTTCGACTGGTTCACACGGCCGAGTATCTGGAAACTCTGAATGACGCCGCCACTTGGCTTGATATTTTCGAATTCAAGGGTAACGAGTACATTCCTGAAAAAGCTATCGAGCCACTGCCAAATTTAATCGAAGATTTGAGACTAAAAAGTGGTGGCACCCTTGCAGCCGCAATGCTCAGCCTGGAAACAGGGCTAGCCGCCAGTCTGGGCGGAGGCTACCACCATGCCTTTGCCGATCGCGGCAGAGGCTACTGCGTGATCAACGACGTAGCCATCGCCATTCGTTCGATGCAGAAAAGCAAGCTGGTCAAAAATGTGCTGATTGTCGACCTGGATTTTCACCAAGGTGACGGCACAGCCAGAATCTTTCAAAACGACGATTCAGTTTTCACATTTTCAGTACATTCACACGAAGGATGGCCCGACGAAAAACAAACCAGCGATCTTGACGTGCCCGTGAAAGAGTCAGAAACAGGGTGTTATCAAGAGCTGATGGAAGCCGGTGTGAAAGAGTCCCTGCGCCGCTTTGCACCGGATATGGTGCTGTTTGTAGCGGGCAGCGATCCTTACGAGAAGGACGTTTTGCCGGGCACCAAATTCATCAGACTCTCACTTGAGGCTATGAAAGAAAGAGATTTCTATGTTATAGATACATTTGCGGGCAAAGGTATTCCTCTTGCCATGGTCTTTGCCGGCGGGTACGGGCCAGATGTCTGGGAAGTGCATTACTGGGCGACACGCCGACTACTGGAAAGAGCGGGAATAATTGTTTGA